The proteins below are encoded in one region of Corynebacterium sphenisci DSM 44792:
- a CDS encoding 3-hydroxyisobutyryl-CoA hydrolase, with amino-acid sequence MSDTVHATVSGLSGRLTLDRPKALNSLDTAMVRAIAGALDRWREDDAIAQVILDSAHPKAFCAGGDVRAVREAQLAGDFASGDEFFAVEYRMNAAIAEFPKPYLALIDGIAMGGGLGVSLHGSHRVVTERASAAMPEMAIGFVPDVGVSHLSQRTPVAGGAADPAVARFLGLTGYRLDAAELLWAGWATHYLGSADIPAFLDRADAEGVDAALAEFARDPAEAGEPALARWRADIDAVFGAGDYAAIEAALDAPDRDPGFRAEVGRLLRPAAPTSLVAAVELYRANLDVDLRTALGHELVIGGLLRRHPNFAEGVRAVLVDKDRAPRFDPERAASVDPAPYREALAAAG; translated from the coding sequence ATGAGCGATACCGTGCACGCGACCGTCTCCGGGCTCTCCGGGCGGCTCACCCTGGACCGGCCGAAGGCCCTCAACTCCCTCGACACGGCGATGGTGCGCGCCATCGCCGGGGCCCTGGACCGCTGGCGCGAGGACGACGCCATCGCCCAGGTGATCCTCGACTCCGCGCATCCGAAGGCCTTCTGCGCCGGCGGCGACGTGCGCGCCGTGCGCGAGGCCCAGCTCGCCGGGGACTTCGCCTCCGGCGACGAGTTCTTCGCCGTGGAGTACCGGATGAACGCGGCCATCGCCGAGTTCCCCAAGCCCTACCTCGCCCTCATCGACGGCATCGCCATGGGCGGCGGCCTGGGGGTGAGCCTGCACGGCAGCCACCGGGTGGTCACCGAGCGGGCCAGCGCGGCGATGCCGGAGATGGCCATCGGCTTCGTCCCCGATGTCGGGGTGAGCCACCTCTCCCAGCGCACCCCGGTCGCCGGCGGGGCCGCCGACCCGGCGGTGGCCCGCTTCCTCGGGCTCACCGGCTACCGGCTGGACGCCGCGGAGCTGCTCTGGGCGGGCTGGGCCACCCACTACCTCGGCTCCGCGGACATCCCCGCCTTCCTGGACCGCGCCGACGCCGAGGGGGTGGACGCGGCCCTGGCCGAGTTCGCCCGGGATCCGGCGGAGGCCGGGGAGCCCGCCCTGGCCCGCTGGCGCGCCGACATCGACGCGGTCTTCGGCGCCGGGGACTACGCGGCCATCGAGGCCGCCCTGGACGCCCCGGACCGCGATCCGGGCTTCCGCGCCGAGGTCGGGCGGCTGCTCCGCCCCGCGGCGCCGACCTCCCTGGTCGCCGCCGTCGAGCTCTACCGGGCGAACCTGGACGTGGACCTGCGCACCGCCCTGGGCCATGAGCTGGTCATCGGCGGCCTGCTGCGCCGGCACCCCAATTTCGCCGAGGGGGTGCGCGCGGTGCTCGTGGACAAGGACCGCGCCCCCCGCTTCGACCCGGAGCGGGCCGCCTCGGTGGACCCGGCGCCCTATCGGGAGGCGCTCGCCGCGGCCGGCTGA
- the ppk2 gene encoding polyphosphate kinase 2: MSKDEPTRPPKLNKKAYEKELKRLQAELVEMQQWVVETGARIVVIMEGRDAAGKGSAIKRITQYLNPRSCRIEALPAPTSREQGQWYFQRYVEKLPAAGEIVIFDRSWYNRAGVERVMGFCTSQEYRRFLHQAPIFERLLVEDGIMLRKYWFSVSDEEQVRRFESRREDPLRRWKLSPMDLESITRWEDYSRAKDEMFIHTDIPSAPWYTVESEDKKRSRINVINHLLSTIPYEHIERELPEIPERPESEAAYERPPRTEFRYVPDVAAGLEKGRDDDAGKDKAKVKAKGKGKAKSKGKAKGD, encoded by the coding sequence ATGAGCAAAGACGAGCCGACCCGGCCCCCGAAGCTGAACAAGAAGGCCTACGAGAAGGAGCTCAAGCGGCTCCAGGCCGAGCTGGTGGAGATGCAGCAGTGGGTCGTGGAGACCGGCGCCCGGATCGTGGTCATCATGGAGGGCCGCGACGCCGCCGGGAAGGGCTCCGCGATCAAGCGGATCACCCAGTACCTCAACCCCCGGTCCTGCCGGATCGAGGCGCTGCCGGCGCCGACCTCCCGGGAGCAGGGGCAGTGGTACTTCCAGCGCTACGTGGAGAAGCTGCCCGCGGCCGGCGAGATCGTCATCTTCGACCGCTCCTGGTACAACCGCGCCGGGGTGGAGCGGGTGATGGGCTTCTGCACCTCCCAGGAGTACCGCCGCTTCCTGCACCAGGCCCCGATCTTCGAGCGGCTGCTCGTCGAGGACGGGATCATGCTGCGCAAGTACTGGTTCTCCGTCTCCGACGAGGAGCAGGTGCGCCGCTTCGAGTCCCGCCGGGAGGATCCGCTGCGCCGCTGGAAGCTCTCCCCGATGGACCTGGAGTCGATCACCCGCTGGGAGGACTACTCCCGGGCCAAGGACGAGATGTTCATCCACACCGACATCCCCTCCGCACCCTGGTACACCGTCGAATCCGAGGACAAGAAGCGCTCCCGGATCAACGTGATCAACCACCTGCTGTCCACCATCCCCTACGAGCACATCGAGCGGGAGCTGCCGGAGATCCCGGAGCGGCCCGAATCGGAGGCGGCCTACGAGCGCCCGCCGCGCACCGAGTTCCGCTACGTGCCCGATGTCGCCGCCGGCCTGGAGAAGGGCCGGGACGACGACGCCGGCAAGGACAAGGCCAAGGTGAAGGCCAAGGGCAAGGGCAAGGCGAAGTCGAAGGGCAAGGCCAAGGGCGACTAG
- the ftsX gene encoding permease-like cell division protein FtsX — protein sequence MKTRFVLGEALAGLRKNLTMTVAMIITTAISLALLASGLLVTDMTKRTKDMYLDRVEVMLELDEEVSAGDDACTTEPCREVLDALDGVAGVESATFRNREANHAHFVELFQATDPVLVENTTADSLPAVVLVRLADPTDLSPLAGVRELPQVVHVTDQAEDVGEAVGNLDSIRNATFVIAAIQALAAVFLIANMVQIAAYSRRKEVEIMLMVGASRLFTQAPFVLEAVIASLIGGLLAIGGLFLGKSAVVDPALGNLYRAQLIAPVQAADIWIVAPVVIAVGVIFSAITAQVTLRLYTRR from the coding sequence ATGAAGACCCGGTTCGTCCTCGGCGAGGCCCTCGCCGGCCTGCGCAAGAACCTCACCATGACCGTGGCGATGATCATCACCACCGCGATCTCGCTGGCCCTGCTGGCCTCCGGGCTGCTGGTCACCGACATGACCAAGCGGACCAAGGACATGTACCTCGACCGGGTGGAGGTGATGCTGGAGCTGGACGAGGAGGTCTCCGCCGGCGACGACGCCTGCACCACCGAGCCCTGCCGGGAGGTGCTCGACGCCCTCGACGGGGTCGCCGGCGTGGAATCGGCGACCTTCCGCAACCGGGAGGCCAACCACGCCCACTTCGTGGAGCTGTTCCAGGCCACCGATCCGGTGCTGGTGGAGAACACCACCGCCGATTCGCTGCCCGCCGTGGTGCTGGTGCGCCTGGCCGATCCCACGGACCTCTCCCCCCTGGCCGGGGTCCGGGAGCTGCCCCAGGTGGTGCACGTCACCGACCAGGCCGAGGACGTCGGCGAGGCCGTCGGCAACCTCGACTCGATCCGCAACGCCACCTTCGTGATCGCCGCGATCCAGGCCCTGGCCGCGGTGTTCCTGATCGCGAACATGGTGCAGATCGCCGCCTACTCCCGGCGCAAGGAGGTCGAGATCATGCTCATGGTCGGCGCCTCCCGGCTGTTCACCCAGGCGCCCTTCGTGCTCGAGGCGGTGATCGCGAGCCTGATCGGCGGGCTGCTCGCCATCGGCGGGCTGTTCCTGGGCAAGTCCGCGGTGGTGGACCCGGCCCTGGGCAACCTGTACCGGGCGCAGCTCATCGCCCCGGTGCAGGCCGCGGACATCTGGATCGTGGCCCCGGTGGTGATCGCGGTCGGGGTGATCTTCTCCGCGATCACCGCCCAGGTGACGCTGCGGCTCTACACCCGCCGCTGA
- the ftsE gene encoding cell division ATP-binding protein FtsE, with translation MITFDHVTKSYRTSTRPALDDVSVEIGKGEFVFLIGPSGSGKSTFLRLMVREERADSGVITVAGEDLTKLSARNVPKLRRRIGYVFQDFRLLPKKNVHDNVAFALQVIGKDRKTIDRLVPETLELVGLDGKANRMPHELSGGEQQRVAIARAFVNRPLVLLADEPTGNLDPDTSGDIMLLLDRINRTGTTVVMSTHDDDAVDAMRRRVIELSLGTLVRDDATGVYGIGR, from the coding sequence GTGATCACCTTCGACCACGTGACCAAGAGCTACCGCACCTCGACCCGGCCCGCCCTCGACGACGTCTCCGTGGAGATCGGCAAGGGCGAGTTCGTCTTCCTGATCGGCCCCTCCGGGTCCGGGAAGTCGACCTTCCTGCGCCTGATGGTGCGCGAGGAGCGCGCCGACTCCGGCGTCATCACCGTCGCCGGGGAGGACCTCACCAAGCTCTCCGCCCGCAACGTGCCGAAGCTGCGCCGCCGGATCGGCTACGTCTTCCAGGACTTCCGGCTGCTGCCGAAGAAGAACGTGCACGACAACGTCGCCTTCGCGCTGCAGGTGATCGGCAAGGACCGCAAGACCATCGACCGGCTGGTCCCGGAGACCCTGGAGCTGGTCGGCCTCGACGGCAAGGCCAACCGGATGCCCCATGAGCTCTCCGGCGGGGAGCAGCAGCGGGTGGCCATCGCCCGGGCCTTCGTCAACCGGCCGCTGGTGCTGCTCGCCGACGAGCCCACCGGCAACCTGGACCCGGACACCTCCGGGGACATCATGCTGCTGCTGGACCGGATCAACCGCACCGGCACCACCGTGGTGATGTCCACCCACGACGACGACGCCGTCGACGCGATGCGCCGCCGGGTGATCGAGCTGTCCCTGGGCACACTCGTCCGCGATGACGCCACCGGCGTCTACGGCATCGGCCGCTGA
- the prfB gene encoding peptide chain release factor 2 encodes MNPDVTADLADLDVTLTTIEKVVDPEELSDRIRELEAQASDPSLWDDPDHAQTVTSELSAKQAQLKKVRALRERLGDLPVMYQLAEEEGDADAAELADAERAELRADIAALEVTTMLSGEYDAREAVINIRAGAGGVDAADFAEMLMRMYVRWAEKHGHKVDVYDTSYAEEAGLKSATFVVHGEYTYGTLSVEQGTHRLVRLSPFDNQGRRQTSFAEVEVLPVVEQTDSIEVPDSEIKVDVYRSSGPGGQSVNTTDSAVRITHLPTGIVVTCQNEKSQHQNKASAMRVLAAKLLERKRQEEQAEMDALGAGGNASWGNQMRSYVLHPYQMVKDLRTGYEVNNPDAVLGGDLDGFLEAGIRWRMDQLQGEGD; translated from the coding sequence GTGAATCCCGACGTGACCGCAGACCTCGCCGACCTCGACGTGACGCTGACCACCATCGAGAAGGTGGTGGATCCGGAGGAGCTCTCCGACCGGATCCGCGAGCTCGAGGCGCAGGCCTCCGATCCCTCCCTGTGGGATGACCCGGATCATGCCCAGACGGTGACCTCGGAGCTGTCCGCCAAGCAGGCCCAGCTGAAGAAGGTCCGCGCCCTGCGCGAGCGGCTCGGCGACCTGCCGGTGATGTACCAGCTCGCCGAGGAGGAGGGCGACGCCGACGCCGCGGAGCTCGCCGACGCCGAACGCGCCGAACTGCGCGCGGACATCGCCGCCCTGGAGGTGACCACCATGCTCAGCGGGGAGTACGACGCCCGCGAGGCGGTCATCAACATCCGGGCCGGCGCCGGCGGGGTGGACGCCGCCGACTTCGCGGAGATGCTCATGCGGATGTACGTGCGCTGGGCGGAGAAGCACGGGCACAAGGTCGACGTCTACGACACCTCCTACGCCGAGGAGGCGGGCCTGAAGTCCGCCACCTTCGTGGTGCACGGGGAGTACACCTACGGCACCCTGTCCGTGGAGCAGGGCACGCACCGGCTGGTCCGGCTGAGCCCCTTCGACAACCAGGGCCGCCGGCAGACCTCCTTCGCCGAGGTGGAGGTGCTGCCGGTGGTGGAGCAGACCGACTCCATCGAGGTGCCCGACTCCGAGATCAAGGTCGACGTGTACCGCTCCTCCGGGCCGGGCGGGCAGTCGGTGAACACCACCGACTCCGCGGTGCGGATCACCCACCTGCCCACCGGGATCGTGGTGACCTGCCAGAACGAGAAGTCCCAGCACCAGAACAAGGCCTCCGCGATGCGGGTGCTCGCCGCGAAGCTGCTGGAGCGCAAGCGCCAGGAGGAGCAGGCGGAGATGGACGCCCTCGGCGCCGGGGGCAACGCCTCCTGGGGCAACCAGATGCGCTCCTACGTGCTGCACCCGTACCAGATGGTCAAGGACCTGCGCACCGGCTACGAGGTGAACAACCCGGATGCGGTGCTCGGCGGGGATCTGGACGGTTTCCTGGAGGCCGGGATCCGCTGGCGGATGGACCAGCTGCAGGGCGAGGGCGACTGA
- a CDS encoding inositol monophosphatase family protein — protein MDQPNPHAARLRALDPAADDAEVAAAVVAAAAELAARMRADGLDTEYKTSVSDVVTAADRAAEELVVSALARLRPADGILGEEGSAKASASGRTWVVDPVDGTYNFTAGSDYWCSAVALVEGPAEDPDRLLLGAVHRAAGDAGWVGGPGAPTVTSRPGADGVRRTRALPGVAAAAPERMCAATYLHGTHFGPGAGAADAALARRWTTATGRFATWRVLGSASLDLAGVAEGRLGAWFQHSVAPWDWLPGFALVAGAGGAGDLAGGWRIAGAPATVRTLGGILGAD, from the coding sequence ATGGATCAGCCCAACCCGCACGCCGCCCGCCTCCGTGCCCTGGATCCGGCCGCCGACGACGCCGAGGTGGCCGCCGCGGTCGTCGCCGCCGCCGCGGAGCTGGCCGCCCGGATGCGCGCGGATGGCCTGGACACCGAGTACAAGACCTCCGTCTCCGACGTGGTCACCGCCGCCGACCGGGCCGCCGAGGAGCTGGTGGTCTCCGCCCTGGCCCGGCTGCGCCCGGCCGACGGGATCCTCGGCGAGGAGGGCTCGGCGAAGGCCTCCGCCTCCGGGCGGACCTGGGTGGTCGATCCGGTCGACGGCACCTACAACTTCACCGCCGGCTCCGACTACTGGTGCTCGGCGGTGGCCCTGGTCGAGGGCCCCGCCGAGGACCCGGACCGGCTGCTGCTCGGCGCGGTGCACCGCGCCGCCGGCGACGCCGGCTGGGTGGGCGGCCCGGGCGCGCCCACCGTCACCAGCCGGCCCGGGGCGGACGGGGTGCGGCGCACCCGGGCGCTGCCCGGGGTGGCCGCGGCGGCCCCGGAGCGGATGTGCGCGGCGACCTACCTGCACGGCACCCACTTCGGCCCCGGCGCCGGCGCCGCCGATGCGGCGCTGGCGCGGCGCTGGACCACGGCGACCGGCCGCTTCGCCACCTGGCGGGTGCTCGGCTCGGCCTCGCTGGATCTCGCCGGGGTCGCCGAGGGCCGGCTGGGCGCCTGGTTCCAGCATTCGGTGGCGCCCTGGGACTGGCTGCCCGGGTTCGCCCTGGTCGCCGGGGCCGGGGGCGCCGGGGACCTCGCCGGCGGCTGGCGGATCGCCGGCGCCCCGGCGACGGTGCGGACCCTGGGCGGGATCCTCGGCGCCGACTAG
- the hisN gene encoding histidinol-phosphatase produces MTDYAADLALARDLADLADELTMARFGAADLSVSAKPDLTPVSDADLACERRLRAALAEARPGDEVLGEEFGGATAGSGRQWVLDPIDGTKNFVRGVPVWATLIALLVDGEPVVGVVSAPALRRRWWAAAGAGAHLDFAGARRRLAVSRVAEVADCSVSVSSLSGWRDRGLRDDLIALTDEAWRLRGYGDFLSYCLVAEGAVDVAAEPEVSLWDLAPLAVLVTEAGGAFTALDGTPGPAGGDALATNGLLHAAVLARIGTGAAAAEGAAGAADGG; encoded by the coding sequence ATGACCGACTACGCCGCCGACCTCGCCCTCGCCCGCGACCTCGCCGACCTCGCCGATGAGCTGACCATGGCCCGCTTCGGCGCCGCCGACCTGTCGGTGTCGGCCAAGCCGGATCTGACCCCGGTCTCCGACGCCGACCTGGCCTGCGAGCGCCGGCTGCGCGCCGCCCTCGCCGAGGCCCGGCCCGGGGACGAGGTGCTCGGCGAGGAGTTCGGCGGCGCGACCGCGGGCTCGGGCCGGCAGTGGGTGCTCGACCCCATCGACGGGACGAAGAACTTCGTCCGCGGGGTGCCGGTGTGGGCCACCCTGATCGCCCTGCTGGTGGACGGGGAGCCGGTGGTCGGGGTGGTCAGCGCCCCGGCGCTGCGCCGGCGCTGGTGGGCCGCCGCCGGGGCGGGGGCGCACCTGGACTTCGCCGGGGCCCGGCGCCGGCTGGCGGTGAGCCGGGTCGCCGAGGTGGCGGACTGCTCGGTGTCGGTGTCCTCGCTCAGCGGCTGGCGGGACCGCGGCCTGCGGGACGATCTCATCGCGCTCACCGACGAGGCCTGGCGGCTGCGCGGCTACGGGGACTTCCTCTCCTACTGCCTGGTCGCCGAGGGCGCGGTGGACGTCGCCGCGGAACCCGAGGTGAGCCTGTGGGATCTGGCGCCGCTGGCGGTGCTGGTCACCGAGGCCGGCGGGGCCTTCACCGCCCTGGACGGCACCCCCGGCCCGGCCGGCGGGGACGCGCTGGCCACCAACGGGCTGCTGCACGCCGCCGTGCTGGCGCGGATCGGCACCGGCGCGGCGGCCGCGGAGGGTGCCGCGGGGGCGGCCGACGGGGGGTAG
- a CDS encoding acyltransferase family protein: MAAPIDARAAASRGWIPELTSLRAVAAFAVCVTHAAFWTGGYTDDLAGRLAGRMEIGVTVFFVLSGFLLFRPWVAALAGAGAAPGAAPSARRYARHRVRRILPGYWITVLAVYLLDLHPIDVGGPHPGGAAWIDAAETGTPMAAGGWAGLLRTLTFTQSAQAGWFHAGLTQMWSMVVEVGFYLVLPLVGWAIWRLLGGRWRPVALAGCVVAFGLIGPAWAVAAHRVEALPFIARLWPMGYFDWFAGGMALAVARRAGLRAPAHLAWPLAAAALAVAVTPVAGPATLVPEELGQALAKNLVYLVFAVALIAPAALGPAAGAPAARGLGWLRHPAPHWLGEISYEFFLVHLVVLEHVMPMLGYGAFQGSFLGALIVTTAISVPLAWALRRVTDRITAHRGPASPWAAPLGG; encoded by the coding sequence ATGGCAGCCCCCATCGACGCCCGCGCCGCCGCCAGCCGCGGCTGGATCCCGGAACTGACCTCGCTGCGCGCCGTCGCCGCCTTCGCCGTCTGCGTCACCCACGCCGCCTTCTGGACCGGCGGCTACACCGACGATCTCGCCGGCCGGCTGGCCGGCCGGATGGAGATCGGGGTCACCGTCTTCTTCGTGCTCTCCGGGTTCCTGCTCTTCCGGCCCTGGGTGGCCGCCCTCGCCGGGGCGGGCGCCGCACCCGGGGCGGCGCCCTCGGCCCGGCGCTACGCCCGGCACCGGGTGCGCCGGATCCTGCCCGGCTACTGGATCACGGTGCTCGCGGTGTACCTGCTGGACCTGCACCCGATCGACGTGGGCGGGCCGCATCCCGGGGGCGCGGCCTGGATCGACGCCGCCGAGACGGGGACGCCGATGGCCGCCGGCGGCTGGGCGGGGCTGCTGCGCACCCTGACCTTCACCCAGTCCGCCCAGGCCGGCTGGTTCCACGCGGGGCTCACCCAGATGTGGTCCATGGTCGTCGAGGTGGGCTTCTACCTGGTGCTGCCGCTGGTCGGGTGGGCCATCTGGCGGCTGCTCGGCGGGCGCTGGCGCCCGGTGGCGCTGGCCGGCTGCGTGGTCGCCTTCGGGCTCATCGGCCCGGCCTGGGCGGTGGCGGCGCACCGGGTGGAGGCGCTGCCCTTCATCGCCCGGCTGTGGCCGATGGGGTACTTCGACTGGTTCGCCGGGGGCATGGCCCTGGCGGTGGCCCGCCGGGCGGGCCTGCGCGCCCCGGCGCACCTGGCCTGGCCGCTGGCGGCCGCCGCGCTGGCGGTGGCCGTCACCCCGGTGGCCGGCCCGGCCACCCTGGTGCCCGAGGAGCTCGGCCAGGCGCTGGCGAAGAACCTCGTGTACCTGGTCTTCGCGGTGGCCCTGATCGCCCCGGCGGCGCTGGGCCCCGCCGCCGGCGCCCCGGCGGCGCGCGGGCTGGGCTGGCTGCGCCACCCCGCCCCGCATTGGCTGGGCGAGATCTCCTACGAGTTCTTCCTGGTGCACCTGGTGGTGCTGGAGCACGTCATGCCGATGCTGGGCTACGGCGCCTTCCAGGGCTCCTTCCTCGGCGCGCTCATCGTCACCACCGCGATCTCGGTGCCGCTGGCCTGGGCGCTGCGCCGGGTCACCGATCGGATCACCGCGCACCGGGGCCCGGCGAGCCCCTGGGCGGCGCCGCTGGGCGGCTGA
- a CDS encoding PRC and DUF2382 domain-containing protein yields MSDKKSIRDLFDATAYDKAGDKLGDVKEVFVDDRTGQPTFVEVGHGLFGMSSSLVPMRGHRLEGDQLTLAFDKDRIKDAPDFDADKALTPEEEREIYAHYGVDTAAEVQGYDAGRETAPRHAAGTEAAATTGAADRGETVSDDTMIRSEERLNVSKDRVATETARLRKYVVTDTETVEVPVTREEVRLEREPISAEEAARMKDAGEIGEETAEVTLHEERVNVEKETVPVEKVRLSKEQIQDTETVSGEVRKERFETDVDGERK; encoded by the coding sequence ATGAGCGACAAGAAGAGCATCCGGGACCTGTTCGACGCCACCGCCTACGACAAGGCCGGCGACAAGCTGGGCGACGTCAAGGAGGTCTTCGTCGACGACCGCACCGGCCAGCCGACCTTCGTCGAGGTTGGGCACGGCCTGTTCGGCATGAGCAGCTCCCTGGTGCCGATGCGCGGGCACCGCCTCGAGGGCGACCAGCTGACCCTGGCCTTCGACAAGGACCGGATCAAGGACGCCCCCGACTTCGACGCCGACAAGGCGCTCACCCCGGAGGAGGAGCGGGAGATCTACGCCCACTACGGCGTGGACACCGCCGCCGAGGTGCAGGGCTACGACGCCGGCCGGGAGACCGCCCCGCGGCACGCCGCCGGCACCGAGGCCGCCGCGACCACCGGCGCCGCCGACCGCGGCGAGACCGTCTCCGATGACACCATGATCCGCTCCGAGGAGCGCCTCAACGTCTCCAAGGACCGCGTCGCCACCGAGACCGCCCGGCTGCGCAAGTACGTGGTCACCGACACCGAGACCGTGGAGGTCCCGGTGACCCGCGAGGAGGTGCGCCTGGAGCGCGAGCCGATCTCCGCCGAGGAGGCCGCCCGGATGAAGGACGCCGGCGAGATCGGGGAGGAGACCGCCGAGGTCACCCTGCACGAGGAGCGCGTCAACGTGGAGAAGGAGACCGTGCCGGTGGAGAAGGTGCGCCTGTCCAAGGAGCAGATCCAGGACACCGAGACCGTCTCCGGCGAGGTCCGCAAGGAGCGCTTCGAGACCGACGTCGACGGCGAGCGCAAGTAG